A region of Deltaproteobacteria bacterium DNA encodes the following proteins:
- the larB gene encoding nickel pincer cofactor biosynthesis protein LarB, with product MDTNQLKRLLSDFQKGNLDIETVMTKLKTLPFEEIGFATIDSHRSLRQGFPEVIFGEGKTAKQIIGIAERLYEKKENILITRVSVDKAKVLKKRFPKFVYNDVARTVVIKSHPIKINGIGKILVVSAGTSDIPVAEEARVTAEIMGNDVETLYDVGVAGIHRLLHKKEKLFKANVLLVVAGMEGALPSVVAGIVSKPVIAVPTSVGYGANLGGIATLLAMLNSCASGVTVVNIDNGFGAGYAASLINRK from the coding sequence GTGGACACCAATCAACTAAAAAGACTTTTGTCAGATTTTCAAAAAGGTAACCTTGATATTGAAACTGTGATGACAAAACTAAAGACACTTCCTTTTGAAGAGATAGGTTTTGCAACTATTGACAGCCACAGGTCTTTAAGACAAGGCTTTCCTGAGGTGATATTTGGGGAAGGCAAGACCGCAAAACAGATTATAGGCATTGCTGAAAGACTATATGAAAAAAAGGAAAATATTCTTATAACAAGGGTTAGTGTAGATAAGGCAAAGGTGTTAAAAAAGAGATTTCCAAAATTTGTTTATAATGATGTTGCAAGAACAGTTGTTATAAAATCCCATCCTATTAAGATAAATGGTATTGGTAAGATACTGGTTGTAAGTGCAGGCACATCAGATATACCTGTTGCAGAAGAGGCTAGAGTAACAGCAGAGATTATGGGCAATGATGTAGAAACCCTTTATGATGTTGGTGTTGCAGGCATCCACAGGCTCTTGCACAAGAAGGAAAAACTGTTCAAGGCGAATGTCTTGCTCGTAGTTGCAGGCATGGAAGGGGCGCTCCCTTCAGTTGTTGCAGGGATTGTATCAAAACCTGTTATTGCTGTTCCGACAAGTGTTGGCTACGGCGCTAATCTTGGCGGAATAGCAACACTCCTTGCAATGTTAAATTCATGCGCCTCTGGTGTAACGGTTGTAAACATAGACAACGGCTTCGGCGCAGGCTACGCAGCGAGTTTGATAAACAGGAAGTGA